One Pseudomonas sp. B21_DOA genomic window, GCGCTGCTGGCTGGGTTCGGGGATCCGGTGGGGCGCGCAGAGTCGCGCTTCGAGGGTGCGAGTGAAAGCCAGGGCCTCGGCTTCACTGCGAAAGGTCACGACATGCTGGTCCAGGCGCACCTGCCATTGGGACTTTGCCACTTCTTTTATCAGGATCTTCATTGCTGACCTCCCTTGCGTAAAAGATGTATCGCAGAGGCTTCGATTGTAGACCTCGATACCCGCGTAATTGTGACAAGGGTCAGGCAACCGACTGACGGCAAAAAGCCCCGCAACCGCTCTGGCATCACCAGCGATTGCGAGGCTTTATTTTTAGAAACCTTCTAAAACAATTTTCCCCTTGGCCTTGCCGCTTTCCAGCAGTTCATGGGCGCGGCGCAGATTGGCGGCATTGATCACGCCGAAGTGCTCGCCCAGGGTGGTCTTCAAGGTGCCGGCGTCAATCAGTTCGGCGACGCGGTTGAGCAGCTTGTGCTGTTCGATCATGTCCGGCGTTTCGAACAGCGAGCGGGTGTACATGAACTCCCAGTGCAGCGACAGGCTCTTGCGCTTGAGCAGGCTGATGTCGAGGGACTTCGGATCGTCGATCAGCGCCAGCTTGCCTTGCGGTGCGAGGGCTTCGACCAGTTGCGCCAGATGCTGGTCGGTCTGGGTCAGGCTGGCGACGTGGGTCACGCTGGTGATGCCGGCGCGTTTCAATTCTTCGCTCAGCGGCTGGCTGTGATCGATGACCAGATCGGCACCGAGTGCGCTGACCCATTCACGGGTTTGCGCACGGGAGGCAGTGCCGATGACTTTCAGGCCGGTCAATTGCTTGGCCAATTGAGTGAGGATCGAGCCCACGCCGCCCGCCGCGCCGACGATCAGCAGGCTCTGACCCTGATCGGTGCTGCCTTCGCTGATCTGCAGGCGCTCGAAGAGCAATTCCCAAGCGGTGATCGCGGTCAGCGGCAGTGCGGCGGCTTCGGCAAAACCGAGGGACTTGGGCATGTGGCCGACAATGCGCTCATCAACCACGTGCAACTCGCTGTTGCCACCGGCCCGGGCGATCGAACCGGCGTAGAACACTTTGTCGCCCGCCTTGAACAGGGTGACGTCGCTGCCGACCGCCTTGACCACACCGGCAACATCCCAGCCCAGCACTTTTGCCGCGCCGTTTTCCGGTGCCGCGTTCTGCCGCACTTTGGTATCGACCGGATTGACCGAGATGGCTTTGACTTCCACCAACAGGTCGCGTGGGCCGGCGACCGGCTCCGGCAGTTCGATGTCCTGCAGAGACTTGGCGTCGCTGATCGGCAGAGAGGCGTAATAGGCGATGGCTTTCATGGATGGCTCCGTGCGGTTGATAGAAGAAGAAATCAGGATGAATTCGATGGAGGTCATCATTGGCTATTTCTCTGCGCGATAAAACCGGCTAAAAGAGCAGTCTCTTTCAATATTTTTTTGATAATCGAGGCTGCGCATGCTGCGTTTTGATGACCTGCAGTTGTTCGTCCGCGCTGCCGATCTGGGCAGCCTGTCGGCGGCCGCACGGGTGATGGACATGTCCGCCGCCGTGGCCAGCGCGGCACTCAAGCGCATCGAGCAGCAGCTCGGTGCGCGGCTGCTGGCGCGTTCGACCCGCAGCCTGCGCCTGACCGCCGAGGGCGAAGGCTTCCTTGAGTATGCCCGCGCCGCCCTGAGCAATCTCGACGAAGGGCGTCGTCTGCTCGCCAGCGGTCAGGACCAGGTCAGCGGGATTCTGCAGCTGTCGGCGCCTTCGGATTTCGGGCGCAATCTGCTGCTGCCGTGGCTTGATGCGTTTCAGCGTGAACATCCGAAACTGACCGTGCGGCTGTTGCTCGGCGATCGCATCGCCGACCTCTTCCGGCAACCGGTGGACATCGCCCTGCGCTATGGCGAGCCGGAAGATTCCAGCCTGATCGCCTTGCCCATTGCCCCGCACAATCGCCGCGTTTTGTGCGCCTCTCCAGATTATCTGGCCCGGCATGGCGAGCCGCGCCAGCTCGAGCAACTGGCCCAGCACAACTGTCTTTTATACATGCTTGGCAGCCGCGTTCACGATCACTGGAGTTTTCACGATGGCAAGCGCGAAGTCGGCCTGACCGTCAGCGGCGATCGTTTCAGCGATGACGCCGACGTGGTGCGGCTATGGGCGTTGGCCGGTGCCGGGATCGCTTACAAGTCATGGCTCGACGTGGGTACCGATGTGCTCGCCGGGCGCCTCAAAGTGCTGATGCCGGAACTGCTGTGTGAGCGCGCACCGCTGAATCTCTTGTGCGCCCATCGCGCACAATTGAGTAAGCCGGTGAACCTGCTGAGGGAGATGCTCGCCAGCCGTTGCGCCGAATTGGGTAGTCAATTTCCCGCTTTTCTCAAAGTTGATCATTAGTCGCAGGCAAATAGAGAAATTTCTCTCAGGAACAATCGCCACCTACGCAGGCCCGGGCGCAGGACGTCTGGCTTAACCCGCTTATACTAGCGCCCGCCTCATGCTTGCACTGACACCTGGCGCGCAGATCCCGTAACGCGTTGCCGGCTTTTGGTGGCGGTTGCAACTTCTGCTGCAAGGTTGTGTGCCGGAGCAGCTGGTGTCGGTGGCAGGCCTTGCCCCGGTCCAGGGCGGTTTTCGCGTGTTGGCCGATCACCCATTAGCGGCCAAGATGTCTCCGAGCGGTAGACGATACGATTCGACAGGGAGTGAACAAATGGAAAATGCACCGTGCATCAGCCAGATCGCGACATTGCTGGCCGACCCCAAGCGCAGCGCGATGATGTGGGCGTTGATGGATGGCTCGGCGCGGCAAGCCGAAGAGCTGGCGTTGCTGGCCGGGCTCTCGCCGTCGTCGGCCAGTGCGCATCTGGGGCGACTGTCCGCAGGTGGACTGTTGAACATCGAAATGCGTGGGCGCAAACGCTTCTTCCGCTTGGCAGCCCCGGAGGTGGGTGCGGCGATCGAGGCACTGGCCAGCGCCACCATTGCCAGCGCGCCACG contains:
- a CDS encoding zinc-binding alcohol dehydrogenase family protein; this translates as MKAIAYYASLPISDAKSLQDIELPEPVAGPRDLLVEVKAISVNPVDTKVRQNAAPENGAAKVLGWDVAGVVKAVGSDVTLFKAGDKVFYAGSIARAGGNSELHVVDERIVGHMPKSLGFAEAAALPLTAITAWELLFERLQISEGSTDQGQSLLIVGAAGGVGSILTQLAKQLTGLKVIGTASRAQTREWVSALGADLVIDHSQPLSEELKRAGITSVTHVASLTQTDQHLAQLVEALAPQGKLALIDDPKSLDISLLKRKSLSLHWEFMYTRSLFETPDMIEQHKLLNRVAELIDAGTLKTTLGEHFGVINAANLRRAHELLESGKAKGKIVLEGF
- a CDS encoding LysR family transcriptional regulator, which codes for MLRFDDLQLFVRAADLGSLSAAARVMDMSAAVASAALKRIEQQLGARLLARSTRSLRLTAEGEGFLEYARAALSNLDEGRRLLASGQDQVSGILQLSAPSDFGRNLLLPWLDAFQREHPKLTVRLLLGDRIADLFRQPVDIALRYGEPEDSSLIALPIAPHNRRVLCASPDYLARHGEPRQLEQLAQHNCLLYMLGSRVHDHWSFHDGKREVGLTVSGDRFSDDADVVRLWALAGAGIAYKSWLDVGTDVLAGRLKVLMPELLCERAPLNLLCAHRAQLSKPVNLLREMLASRCAELGSQFPAFLKVDH